The Bacillota bacterium genomic sequence TCCGGTGCCCCGAAGATCCGGGCGATGGAAATTATCGAAGAACTGGAGCCCCAGCGCCGGGGGGTTTATGCGGGAGCGGTCGGTTATTTAAGCTTTACAGGAGGCCTTGATACCTGCATCGCCATCAGAACGATTCTGATTAAGGACGGATATTTTTACGCCCAGGCTGGAGCCGGGATTGTTGCGGATTCTGAGCCCGAGCGGGAGTATGAAGAAACCTGCAACAAAGCTGCAGCGTTGCTTGCCTCATTAGAGGCGGGAAAACAGCCAAAAACTATTTTTCTGCAGGGAGGGACGGCCAGGTGATTAGGGACCTGCTGGAAAAGGTGATTGCCTGCGAGCATCTTTCCGAACAAGAGGCGGAACTGGTGATGGGTGAGTTGATGCAGGGCAATCTCACCAACACCCAGATCGGCGCCCTGCTGGTTGCTTTAAGGATGAAGGGGGAAACGCCCGGAGAAGTCTCAGGATTTGCCCGGGCAATTCGGAGCCGCGCCTTTCCGGTTAAAATTCCCCCTCTGCCCGGGCCTGTTGTCGATACCTGCGGAACCGGTGGGGATGGCAGGCACACCTTTAACATTTCCACGATCACGGCCTTTGTTGTGGCGGGAGCGGGGCTTCCAGTGGCAAAGCACGGCAACCGTTCCGTTTCCAGCAGAACGGGGAGCGCCGATCTTCTGGAGGCCCTGGGGTTAAAGATCGACCTTCCAGTTGAGACAACGGTTGCCTGCCTCCGGGAAGTCGGAATCGCCTTCTTCTTCGCGCCGTTGTTTCACCAGGCGATGCGCTATGCCCTCGGCCCCCGGCGGGAACTGGGAATCCGGACCGTTTTTAACATTTTGGGCCCCCTGACGAACCCTGCAGGTGCGGAGGTCCAGCTGGTCGGGGTTTATCGCGCCGATTTGACCGAGCTGGTTGGCGACGCCCTGCGGCGCCTGGGGTGCCGTGGGGCGCTGGTGGTGCACGGAAGCGACGGCCTGGACGAGATCTCGATTACCGGTCCCACAAAAATTACCGAAGTGAAGCCCGGGGGCCTGTTAACTTATTATCTGCACCCGGAAGAAGTGGGACTGCCCCTGGGGAGTCTTGAGGAACTGATTGGGGGTTCCCCGGAGGAAAACGCAAAGATCTTTTATGAAGTGCTCCAGGGGGCGCCGGGCACCCGGCGGAATGTGGTTTTACTCAACAGTGCTGCAGTTTTGCTGGCGGCAGAAAAGGCGCCGGATTGGGAAACGGCAATTGCCCTGGCGGCGGAAAGCATCGACCGGGGCGCCGCCCTTGCGAAGTTTGAAGCCTTAAAAGCCTTTACGGGGAGGTGCCTTCCGTGCTGAACGCAATTGTTGCGGCCCGCCGGATCGATGTCAACGAATATTCGGCCCGCCTTTCCCCTCAAGAACTTGCCGCAGGACTGGCCCAGGCTCCCCCGGTGAGGGACTTTACCAGCGCCCTCCGGCGGGATAAAGGAGCACCCATGAGGTTGATTGCGGAAATCAAGGTTGCTTCCCCATCTGCGGGGATTCTCTGCCGGAACCTGAACACCTCACAATACGTGCATGCCTGCGGGGAAGGCGGAGCCTCCGCCTTATCCGTGGTGACCGAGCCCCGGTTTTTCCTGGGTTCGGGAGAACTGCTGCAAGAAGTAAAAAAGTTGACTCACCTTCCAGTTTTAGCCAAAGATTTTATCATTGATCCGGTTCAAATCTACCTGGCCCGGATCCAGGGCGCGGATGCCGTGCTCCTTATTGCATCTCTGCTTTCTCTTGAGACATTGCGGGAGTTTGTTGCTCTTACGGCCTCTCTGGGCATGGCCCCCCTTGTTGAGGTCCACAATGAGGAGGAGCTGGCGCGGGCGCTCGAGTCGGGAACGCAGGTTATTGGCATTAACAACCGGAACCTGAAAACCTTTGAGATCGACCTTGCAACTACTGAAAGATTAAAAAAACTGGTTCCTGCAGGGTGTTTGAGCATCAGCGAAAGCGGGATTAAAACCAGATCAGACTGGGAGCGGATCGCCCGAACCGGGGTGGACGGGGTCTTGATTGGCGAAGCATTTATGCGCGCTCAAAATCCTGCTGCTAAGATGCGCTCTTTTCTGGGTTTGGCGAGATCCGGTACGGAATGAAGGGAGGAGCAGATATGGCAGCAACACGAACTCTGCCAGACAGCCGGGGACGATTTGGAAAATATGGGGGAAGGTATGTTCCCGAAACCCTCTGGGCGGCCCTTGAAGACCTGGAAAGGGCCTACCTGGAGGCCCGGGCCGATTCCTCATTTCACGAGCAGCTGTCCGCTTATCTGCGGGATTACGTGGGCCGCCCCACTCCGATTTACTATGCCCGCCGGCTCACGGAGAGGCTGGGAGGGGCCCAAATCTTTCTGAAGCGGGAGGACCTCAACCACACAGGTGCTCATAAAATCAACAACGCCCTGGGGCAGGGGCTTCTGGCCTGCCGGATGGGGAAAACCCGAATTATTGCGGAAACCGGAGCGGGGCAGCACGGTGTTGCAACGGCCACGGTGGCGGCTCTTTTGGGGTTGCAATGTGAAGTTTTTATGGGGGTCCACGACATCGAACGGCAGCGCCTTAACGTTCTGCGCATGGAAATCCTGGGGGCGCGGGTGATCCCGGTTCCCCACGGCAGGGGCACTCTGAAAGACGCGACAAGTGAGGCAATGCGAGACTGGGTTACAAATGTGGAGACCACTTACTACCTGATCGGGTCCACCGTGGGCCCTCACCCCTACCCCATGATGGTCCGGGATTTCCAAAGTGTGATCGGGGAAGAGGTAAAGACCCAGGCCCAGGAGTTGTGGGGGCGCCTTCCCGACTATGTGATTGCCTGCGTGGGAGGAGGGAGCAACGCCCTGGGCATCTTTGCCCCCCTTCTGGACTCCGGGGTTGACCTGATCGGGGTCGAGGGTGCAGGGAAAGGTTTGAACTCAGGTGAGCACGCTGCCAGTTTGCAGAGGGGAAAGCCCGGGGTTTTGCACGGCTCTTACAGCTATCTCCTCCAGGATGAATGGGGGCAGATTCAGGAGGCCTACTCCCTTGCGGCAGGGCTGGACTATCCGGGGGTTGGACCCGAGCACAGTTACCTGAAAGACTGCGGCCGGGTTACCTATGTCGGGGTAACCGACCGCGAGGCCCTTGCTGCCTTCTCTTTACTGAGCGAAACAGAAGGAATTTTGCCTGCTTTGGAAAGCGCCCATGCCCTTGCCTATGCCTGCCAGCTCGCGCCTGCTTTGAGCAGGGAAAAAATTATTCTGGTGAATCTTTCGGGACGTGGTGATAAGGATGTCGAGGTCGTTGCCCGGGAAAGGGGGAGGGACCTTTGATCGATTCTTGCCAGAAGGGTAACTTCTTTTCGTTCCGGGGCCCGCTTGCCGAAAAAGTGCTGGTTGCCTACCTTTGCGCGGGCGACCCCGACCTGGAAAAAACGGTGCTCTGGGCCGAAGCGCTGGTGGCAGGAGGCGCCGATTGCCTCGAGTTGGGCGTACCCTTCTCCGACCCCCTGGCTGATGGACCGGTAATCCAGGCAGCCTCCTTGCGTGCCCTGGCTGCAGGTGTGAACCTGGAAAAGGTTCTTGCTCTGGGAGAGACAATCATGAAGAAACTCCCCAAACAGGTGCCCCTTGTTTTGATGACCTACCTCAATCCGGTGCTGCAGTATGGGGCGGAGAAGTTTTCCAGAGAACTGGCTCTGCGAGGTTTTAAGGGGGCAATCATCGTGGATCTTCCCTACGAGGAGGGAGATGATTTAAGGGAGCTTTTGCACCGCCAGAAAGTTTCTTTCATTCCTCTCGTTGCCCCTACGACGCGCGAGGAGAGGCTTCAGAAAATTGTCCGGAGGGCGACAGGGTTTGTTTATTGCATTTCCGTCACCGGAGTGACGGGTCCGCGGGATGTCGTGGATCCCCGCATTCGCTCCTTGATTCCACGCATCAGAGATTTCAGTTCCCTCCCGGTGGTGGTCGGTTTCGGTGTGAGCCGCCCTGAACAGGCCGCCCTGCTCGCCTCCTTCGCTGACGGAATTGTTGTCGGGAGCGCCTTTGTGGATCTGATCGGCTCCTTCCAGGGAGATCCCGAAAGGGTTCAGGAAGATTTGAGGGAACGCGCGAAAAACTTAAAAACTGCCCTCACCCAGCACGTCCGGCGCTCCTGAGCGCCGGGTGAATGTTGCCCTTCCTGCAGGGTTGTGATAAGATATTGAAAACCGGGGCTGCAGGACGGCAGGAAAAGGTGTACCCGGTGGCCAGGAAAGTTCAAAATGCAAGGGTAGGACGGCAGGACGGCAGGGAGAAGTTCGTAAAGGGTACTCCTTGCGGAGTACCTTTTTGCCTTCCGGCGTGCTGTTCTCCGAGATCAATTTTCAAGGAGGGTATAGCTGTGATCATTGTGATGGAGGCTTCAGCAACGCAGGAGGAGATCGAGGCGGTACGGGCAAAATTAGTTCAGGAGGGGTTTTCAGTCCATCTTTCTCAGGGAGTTGCAAGAACCATCATTGGAGTGATTGGGGACCGCACAAGGGCGCTCAGTTTGTCTTTGGGTGCAATGCCGGGCGTGGAAAAGGTGATCCCGATTCTCAATCCTTTTAAACTGGCCAGTCGCGAATTCAGGCAGGAGGATACTGTAATCGAGGTGGGGCCTTACCTCCTGGGCGGCAGGGAAGTTCACGTAATTGCAGGGCCCTGTGCGGTGGAGAGCAGGGAGCAGTTGCTGGAAACGGCATTTGCGGTGAAGGAAGCTGGTGCCACCTTTTTGCGGGGCGGCGCTTTTAAACCCAGGACTTCCCCCTACTCCTTCCAGGGGCTTGAAGAAAAGGGGCTGGAAATTCTGGCCGAAGCCCGGGAAAAGACCGGGCTCCTGATCGTAACCGAGGTGATGGACTCCAGACTGGTGCCTCTTGTTGCTGCCTACGCCGATATTCTGCAGATCGGCGCCCGCAACATGCAGAACTTCTTTCTCCTGCGGGAGGTGGCAAAAATTCAAAAGCCCGTTTTGTTAAAACGCGGCCCTTCAGCCACGATCGAGGAGTGGTTGATGGCGGCGGAATACATCATGCTCGGCGGCAACCACCAGATCCTTCTCTGCGAACGGGGCATCAGAACCTTTGAAACCTTTACGAGAAACACTCTTGATTTGAGCGCCGTTCCTGTGGTGAAACAGCTGTCCCACCTTCCTGTGATCGTGGACCCAAGCCATGGTACGGGCAAGTGGTGGCTGGTTCCGCCGATGGCGCGGGCTGCCATTGCGGCGGGAGCCGACGGAATCATGGTGGAGGTTCACCCCTCCCCCAGCGAGGCTTTATCCGACGGGCAGCAGTCCCTTACGCCGGAGAACTTCCGTTCTCTCATTGCCGGAGTGCGCGAGGTTTCCCAGGCGGTAGGCCGGTGCTTCGTAGATGTCGGGGCTGGCCGGAGGGAGCAACTGGTGTGAAAAGAATCGGCTACCTGGGGCCCGAAGGAACTTTTGCAGAGCGGGCGGCCAGGACTTATGCTGAGAGAATTAAAATCATCGAACCGGTTTTCTCTCCCTACCCCTCAATTCCGGAAACGATGCTCGCGGTCTTGCAGGAGAAGGTGGAGGCGTGTGTGGTGCCTGTCGAAAACTCCCTTGAGGGCTCTGTCAACATTACCCTCGACATGCTGGCGCACGAAATCGACCTCCCGATTGCGGGGGAAGTGATTCTCTCAATCAAGCATTTTCTGCTGGGCAGGCCGGAAACAAAGAACAATATCAGGGTCCTGGTCACCCACCCCCACGCCTTTGCTCAGTGCTACAGGTATCTCCGGGAGAATCTTCCTGATGTCGAGGTGCAGCTGGTTTCCAGCACTGCCGAGGCGGCCCGCCGGGTAAGGGAAGCTCCCCCGGGCTGGGCGGCGATTGCAGGAGAGGAGGCCGGAGCAAGGTATGGTTTGGCCGTGCTTTCCCCGGAAATTCAGGACAGCCCCGGAAATAAGACGAGATTTCTCGTTCTTTCCAGAGAGCCTGTCCCGGCGACAGGACGGGATAAGACCTCCCTGGTGCTGGCCCTGCCCGAGGACCGCCCGGGCGGGCTTTACGGGATCCTGGGGGTATTTGCCAGGGCTTCGATCAATTTAACCAGGATCGAGTCGCGGCCCGCCAAAAGTGAGCTGGGCGATTACATCTTTTTTCTCGACTGCATGGGTCACGCTGCGCTTTCTCCCCTCCGCGAGGTGCTTGATGATTTAAAAGGATGCACGGTGATGCTGAAGATCCTGGGATCGTATCCGTGCGCGCCGGGTGTTGATTGCTAGAGGTGGTCCGCTTTGGAAAAGAAAAAAATTGCAATTGTTGGGTTGGGTGTTATCGGGGGCTCCCTGGGGATGGCCCTTGTTGCAAGCGGAAAGTACCACGTGGTGGGAATCGACCGGGACCCCCTGACACTTCAGGTGGCTCAGGAAACCAGCGCCGTTTCCGAAGTTACTCCGGATTGCTGCGAGGGTGTTTCCGGGGCGCAGGTTGTTTTTCTGGCCGTTCCGATCGGAGAAATTTTTAAGGTTGCGCGAAAGATTAAAGATTCTGTTTCCCCTTCGGCCGTCATCACCGACGTGGGGAGCACCAAGGAGCTGGTTGTTGCGGAACTGGAAGAGATCTTTTCCTCCAGGTTTGTAGGGGGCCATCCCATGACCGGTTCCGAGTACGCGGGGATCAGGGGGGCGGACCGCTATCTTTTCGAAAATGCTTTATATGTTCTGACACCGACACCTTGCACCGATCCGGCGGCCCTTGCCGTAGTTGAAGGGATCGCTTCCGAAATCGGAGCGCGCGTACTCTGTCTTTCGCCTCAAGAGCATGACTTGATTGTGGCTACCGTGAGCCACCTCCCGCATCTTCTGGCTGTTGCTTTGATGTACCACGCGGGAAGGCTTGCCTCAGGCCACCCTGAAACCCTGCTTCTGGCTGCAGGCGGGTTTCGGGACGTGACCCGGGTGGCGGCAGGTCATTCCCTGATCTGGCGGGATATTTACGCCAGCAACCGGGATTACATCATCAACACGTGCCGTCAATTCCGGGGTCTCTTAGAGGAAATGGAGCAGCGCCTGGAGGAAGGGAATTATGAGGCTCTCGTTGCAGTTATGGAGGAGGCCCGGCGGGAAAGGGAGAAAATCCCCCTTAAAATCAGAGGTTTTCTTCCTGCAGTTTACGAAGTGGTCGTCACCGTGCCGGACCGCCCCGGCAGCATCGCCAATGTAACGGGAATCCTGGGGGAGAGGGGAATCAACATTGTGGATATTGAGATTTTGCGCGTCAGAGAAGGAGATGGCGGCACGATCAGGCTGGCCTTCGCCAAAGAAGCGGAAGCGGAGCTGGCCCTCCGCGCCTTGCGAGAAAAAGGCGTGATTGCGAAGAGACGTTGATTTCAGGGGGTGCTCGATGGAACTGCGTGTAATTCCAGGTGAAAAAATTTCAGGTTCCTGTACGGTTCCCGGTGACAAGTCGATTTCCCACCGGGCAGCTTTAATCGGCGCCCTTGCCGAGGGGACCACCACCATTAAAAACTTTCAGCGGGGAGCGGACTGTTTGAGCACTCTCCGGTGTTTGCGGGCGCTGGGGGTCAAGGTTGAAGAAGAAGAGGGCGTGGTCCGCGTTACCGGCAAGGGTTTGAACGGGCTGGAGGAGCCCGAGGTTGTCCTCGATGCGGGGAATTCCGGAACCACAATGCGGCTTTTGCTGGGGGTTCTGGCCGGTCAGGACCTCTTTGCGGTGATCACCGGGGACGAGTCCTTGCGGCGGCGTCCGATGGGCCGGGTTGTTCAGCCCCTGCAAAAAATGGGAGCACAGATCTGGGGCCGCGCCGGGGGCTCCCGGGCTCCCCTCGCCATCAAAGGTTTCCCCCGCCTGGCTCCCCTCGCCTACCGGCTTCCGGTGGCAAGCGCCCAGGTGAAATCGGCAATTCTCCTGGCTGGTTTGAACGCGGAGGGGACGACCACGGTGATCCAGCCGGCTCTCTCCCGGGATCATACAGAAAGGATGTTACGCGCCTTCGGCGCTTCCCTTGAAGTGCGTAACCTGACGGTTCAGATTCAGGGGAAGAAGACCCGGCTTCAGGGGCGGGAGATAGATGTTCCGGGAGATCTTTCCTCTGCTGCTTTCTTGCTTGTGGCGGCGAGCATCCTGCCCGAGAGCGAACTCTTCATCCGGAACGTTGGGATTAATCCCACCCGCGCCGGCATCCTTGAAGCGCTGGAAAGGATGGGAGCAAAGATTTTCGTTGCAAACGAGCGGGTTCAGGGTGGGGAACCTGTTGCAGATCTCCAGGTTCAATTTTCACCGCTGAAGGGGGTGGAGATTAAGGGCGACCTGATTCCCCGGGTGATCGACGAGATCCCGATCCTGGCGGTGGCTGCCGCAGCCGCCGAAGGAGTTACGGAGATTTCCGATGCCGCCGAACTCAGGGTGAAAGAAACAGACCGCCTGAGGGCAATCACGACCGAGTTGCAGAAAATGGGGGTTGATATTCAAGAAAAGCCCGATGGCCTGCTGATCAGAGGCGGCCGCGCGCTCCGGGGCGCCTCCGTTTCTTCCTGGGGGGACCACCGCATTGCAATGGCGCTTGCTGTTGCAGGATTAATCGGAACAGGCCCGACCACTGTCCGTGATGTTCAGTGCATCGACGTCTCTTTCCCGGGTTTTGCCGCCCTCCTCGCGAGCCTGGGGGCTCGCCTGAATCTGGTCAGAACGAAAAACTTGTGATAGAATATGCGGGGGAGTGATTGAGGTGCCCCGCATGCCGAATATTGCGATTGACGGCCCTGCCGGATCAGGGAAGAGTACGGTTGCCAGGGCGGTAGCACGGAAACTTGGTTTTTTATACGTTGACACCGGTGCCATGTACCGCGCCGTGGCCTATCTCGCCCTGAAGGCATCAATTGATTTCCATGATGAAAGGTCTCTTGCGGCCCTTGCCGGAGAGACGAAGTTTTCTCTGGTTCATTATTTCAAGAGCGGCGCCATTGCACTCTGGTGCAACGGCGAGGATGTAACTCCCTTCTTGAGAATGCGCGAGGTTTCTCAAAAGGTGGCTCTGGTTGCGGCAGTTCCCCAGGTGCGTCTCCACCTGGTCCGGTACCAGCGAAGGCTGGCCAGAAACGGCGGGGTTGTGATGGAGGGGCGCGACATCGGAACCTTTGTTTTGCCTGATGCCGACTACAAGTTTTTTTTAACCGCTTCCCTTGAGGTGCGTCTGGCGCGGCGGGAACAGGAGCTTAATTGCCGGATCTCGCCCCGTGAGAGAGAGGAATTGCGCCGCGAATTGGTTTTCCGGGATGAGATGGATCTCAAGCGGGAGGTCGGCCCGCTGAAAATTGCGCCTGATGCCATTGTCATCGACTGCACAGAACTGAGCATCGAGGAGGTTGTGAATAAGATCCTGGCTGTTTGCGGAGGAGGCTAGCCGTGTTTTACAGATTCTGGCGGGCTCTGTTCCGTTTTTTATTTGCCTTTATATGCCGCTGGCAGATCACAGGTTTGGAAAACTTTCCCGCGGAGGGTCCCGTAATCGTAATCGCGAACCATGTCAGTTACTGGGACCCCATTGTGGTGGGAAGCGCCCTTCCCCGCCAGGTTCATTTTATGGCAAAAAAGGAGTTGTTTTCTTATCCGGTTTTTGGATGCATTCTCAGGCTTTTGGGAGCTTTCCCGGTGAGCCGGGGGCGGCCCGACCGTGCTGCTATCAAAAAAGCACTGGCTCACCTGAAAAAAGGGGAAGTGATCGGGGTCTTTCCCGAGGGAACGCGAAGCAAAACGGGCGAGCTTCTTCCCCCCTTCGCCGGAACTGCTTACATTGCCTTACGGGCGGGGGCCCCGGTCTGTCCGGTTGCTTTAATTGGCACGAAGCACATTTTTTACCGCGGTTTTTTTCGGAAGTTTCAGGTAAGAATTGGACCAGCAATCCAGTTTGGACAGGCTGAAAATCAGGATCTCGAAACGGTGGCAAACAAGATGATGGAGAAAATTCAAGAATTATTGGATTTCAGGTCAAAGTAAGCAGGAATCTTCTCCTTTATGCCGAAAAAGCTTATTGAAGAATCAAGCCTCCTTTA encodes the following:
- a CDS encoding 1-acyl-sn-glycerol-3-phosphate acyltransferase; the encoded protein is MFYRFWRALFRFLFAFICRWQITGLENFPAEGPVIVIANHVSYWDPIVVGSALPRQVHFMAKKELFSYPVFGCILRLLGAFPVSRGRPDRAAIKKALAHLKKGEVIGVFPEGTRSKTGELLPPFAGTAYIALRAGAPVCPVALIGTKHIFYRGFFRKFQVRIGPAIQFGQAENQDLETVANKMMEKIQELLDFRSK
- the aroA gene encoding 3-phosphoshikimate 1-carboxyvinyltransferase, producing the protein MELRVIPGEKISGSCTVPGDKSISHRAALIGALAEGTTTIKNFQRGADCLSTLRCLRALGVKVEEEEGVVRVTGKGLNGLEEPEVVLDAGNSGTTMRLLLGVLAGQDLFAVITGDESLRRRPMGRVVQPLQKMGAQIWGRAGGSRAPLAIKGFPRLAPLAYRLPVASAQVKSAILLAGLNAEGTTTVIQPALSRDHTERMLRAFGASLEVRNLTVQIQGKKTRLQGREIDVPGDLSSAAFLLVAASILPESELFIRNVGINPTRAGILEALERMGAKIFVANERVQGGEPVADLQVQFSPLKGVEIKGDLIPRVIDEIPILAVAAAAAEGVTEISDAAELRVKETDRLRAITTELQKMGVDIQEKPDGLLIRGGRALRGASVSSWGDHRIAMALAVAGLIGTGPTTVRDVQCIDVSFPGFAALLASLGARLNLVRTKNL
- a CDS encoding tryptophan synthase subunit alpha; this encodes MDSCQKGNFFSFRGPLAEKVLVAYLCAGDPDLEKTVLWAEALVAGGADCLELGVPFSDPLADGPVIQAASLRALAAGVNLEKVLALGETIMKKLPKQVPLVLMTYLNPVLQYGAEKFSRELALRGFKGAIIVDLPYEEGDDLRELLHRQKVSFIPLVAPTTREERLQKIVRRATGFVYCISVTGVTGPRDVVDPRIRSLIPRIRDFSSLPVVVGFGVSRPEQAALLASFADGIVVGSAFVDLIGSFQGDPERVQEDLRERAKNLKTALTQHVRRS
- the trpC gene encoding indole-3-glycerol phosphate synthase TrpC, with translation MVAARRIDVNEYSARLSPQELAAGLAQAPPVRDFTSALRRDKGAPMRLIAEIKVASPSAGILCRNLNTSQYVHACGEGGASALSVVTEPRFFLGSGELLQEVKKLTHLPVLAKDFIIDPVQIYLARIQGADAVLLIASLLSLETLREFVALTASLGMAPLVEVHNEEELARALESGTQVIGINNRNLKTFEIDLATTERLKKLVPAGCLSISESGIKTRSDWERIARTGVDGVLIGEAFMRAQNPAAKMRSFLGLARSGTE
- the aroF gene encoding 3-deoxy-7-phosphoheptulonate synthase; protein product: MIIVMEASATQEEIEAVRAKLVQEGFSVHLSQGVARTIIGVIGDRTRALSLSLGAMPGVEKVIPILNPFKLASREFRQEDTVIEVGPYLLGGREVHVIAGPCAVESREQLLETAFAVKEAGATFLRGGAFKPRTSPYSFQGLEEKGLEILAEAREKTGLLIVTEVMDSRLVPLVAAYADILQIGARNMQNFFLLREVAKIQKPVLLKRGPSATIEEWLMAAEYIMLGGNHQILLCERGIRTFETFTRNTLDLSAVPVVKQLSHLPVIVDPSHGTGKWWLVPPMARAAIAAGADGIMVEVHPSPSEALSDGQQSLTPENFRSLIAGVREVSQAVGRCFVDVGAGRREQLV
- the trpD gene encoding anthranilate phosphoribosyltransferase, with product MIRDLLEKVIACEHLSEQEAELVMGELMQGNLTNTQIGALLVALRMKGETPGEVSGFARAIRSRAFPVKIPPLPGPVVDTCGTGGDGRHTFNISTITAFVVAGAGLPVAKHGNRSVSSRTGSADLLEALGLKIDLPVETTVACLREVGIAFFFAPLFHQAMRYALGPRRELGIRTVFNILGPLTNPAGAEVQLVGVYRADLTELVGDALRRLGCRGALVVHGSDGLDEISITGPTKITEVKPGGLLTYYLHPEEVGLPLGSLEELIGGSPEENAKIFYEVLQGAPGTRRNVVLLNSAAVLLAAEKAPDWETAIALAAESIDRGAALAKFEALKAFTGRCLPC
- a CDS encoding (d)CMP kinase, whose translation is MPNIAIDGPAGSGKSTVARAVARKLGFLYVDTGAMYRAVAYLALKASIDFHDERSLAALAGETKFSLVHYFKSGAIALWCNGEDVTPFLRMREVSQKVALVAAVPQVRLHLVRYQRRLARNGGVVMEGRDIGTFVLPDADYKFFLTASLEVRLARREQELNCRISPREREELRRELVFRDEMDLKREVGPLKIAPDAIVIDCTELSIEEVVNKILAVCGGG
- the pheA gene encoding prephenate dehydratase codes for the protein MKRIGYLGPEGTFAERAARTYAERIKIIEPVFSPYPSIPETMLAVLQEKVEACVVPVENSLEGSVNITLDMLAHEIDLPIAGEVILSIKHFLLGRPETKNNIRVLVTHPHAFAQCYRYLRENLPDVEVQLVSSTAEAARRVREAPPGWAAIAGEEAGARYGLAVLSPEIQDSPGNKTRFLVLSREPVPATGRDKTSLVLALPEDRPGGLYGILGVFARASINLTRIESRPAKSELGDYIFFLDCMGHAALSPLREVLDDLKGCTVMLKILGSYPCAPGVDC
- a CDS encoding prephenate dehydrogenase, yielding MEKKKIAIVGLGVIGGSLGMALVASGKYHVVGIDRDPLTLQVAQETSAVSEVTPDCCEGVSGAQVVFLAVPIGEIFKVARKIKDSVSPSAVITDVGSTKELVVAELEEIFSSRFVGGHPMTGSEYAGIRGADRYLFENALYVLTPTPCTDPAALAVVEGIASEIGARVLCLSPQEHDLIVATVSHLPHLLAVALMYHAGRLASGHPETLLLAAGGFRDVTRVAAGHSLIWRDIYASNRDYIINTCRQFRGLLEEMEQRLEEGNYEALVAVMEEARREREKIPLKIRGFLPAVYEVVVTVPDRPGSIANVTGILGERGINIVDIEILRVREGDGGTIRLAFAKEAEAELALRALREKGVIAKRR
- the trpB gene encoding tryptophan synthase subunit beta, with the translated sequence MAATRTLPDSRGRFGKYGGRYVPETLWAALEDLERAYLEARADSSFHEQLSAYLRDYVGRPTPIYYARRLTERLGGAQIFLKREDLNHTGAHKINNALGQGLLACRMGKTRIIAETGAGQHGVATATVAALLGLQCEVFMGVHDIERQRLNVLRMEILGARVIPVPHGRGTLKDATSEAMRDWVTNVETTYYLIGSTVGPHPYPMMVRDFQSVIGEEVKTQAQELWGRLPDYVIACVGGGSNALGIFAPLLDSGVDLIGVEGAGKGLNSGEHAASLQRGKPGVLHGSYSYLLQDEWGQIQEAYSLAAGLDYPGVGPEHSYLKDCGRVTYVGVTDREALAAFSLLSETEGILPALESAHALAYACQLAPALSREKIILVNLSGRGDKDVEVVARERGRDL